In Phyllopteryx taeniolatus isolate TA_2022b chromosome 13, UOR_Ptae_1.2, whole genome shotgun sequence, the following are encoded in one genomic region:
- the tmem234 gene encoding transmembrane protein 234 isoform X1, whose amino-acid sequence MLKKLASHNGTLEVLSLLLVSALWGCTNPFLKRGTEGIEHVSKSGKVAQFLAELKFLFLNVKYLIPFVLNQCGSLVYYYTLSTADLSLAVPVSNSLTFLWTVLTGKLLGEHFGGKQAVAGMFLTMVGITLCIISSIEDAGAQS is encoded by the exons ATGCTAAAGAAGTTAGCCAGCCACAACGGAACTC TGGAGGTGCTGAGTCTCCTGCTGGTGTCGGCGTTGTGGGGCTGCACCAACCCTTTCCTCAAGAGAGGCACGGAGGGAATCGAACATGTGTCCAAGTCAGGCAAAGTGGCTCAGTTTCTTGCTGAGCTCAAGTTTCTCTTCCTTAATGTCAAG TACCTCATCCCGTTTGTCCTGAACCAATGTGGCTCTTTGGTTTACTATTACACACTTTCCACTGCAG ACCTGTCATTGGCTGTTCCCGTGTCCAACTCTCTCACCTTCCTGTGGACTGTGCTCACTGGCAAGTTGCTGGGTGAACACTTTGGAGGCAAAC AGGCTGTTGCTGGAATGTTCCTCACTATGGTTGGCATCACGTTGTGTATCATAAGCTCCATAGAGGACGCCGGCGCTCAGTCCTGA
- the ncmap gene encoding noncompact myelin-associated protein isoform X2, which translates to MFKMQTSTASPESNTSSPSSVTKSKEQILIQSSGAMIAVIVIGIIVILTILLLILKTYNKRTHASRLLGSVGGSKPHKKTSRSTVPIVPMATIEVSSVSGGVSYSNPGTSEGARAERSSIERLQDFSTASGSTAVTIHDTLANM; encoded by the exons ATGTTTAAGATGCAAACTTCAACCGCGTCGCCTGAAAGCAACACGTCGTCACCTTCCAGCGTCACCAAATCCAAAGAGCAAATCCTCATCCAGA gTTCTGGTGCTATGATCGCCGTCATCGTCATCGGTATCATTGTCATTCTCACCATTCTTCTCCTCATCCTGAAGACCTACAACAA GCGGACCCACGCATCCCGACTCCTGGGATCCGTCGGGGGCTCCAAACCTCATAAGAAAACGTCCCGGTCTACGGTTCCGATCGTGCCCATGGCCACCATCGAAGTCAGCTCCGTGTCAGGCGGCGTCTCCTATTCGAACCCCGGCACATCAGAAGGGGCAAGAGCGGAACGGAGCTCTATAGAGCGCCTACAAGATTTCAGCACAGCCAGCGGATCCACGGCGGTTACCATCCACGATACGTTGGCAAACATGTAG
- the ncmap gene encoding noncompact myelin-associated protein isoform X1 produces MPALAHQVRNLPLSPTYTERAREFMFKMQTSTASPESNTSSPSSVTKSKEQILIQSSGAMIAVIVIGIIVILTILLLILKTYNKRTHASRLLGSVGGSKPHKKTSRSTVPIVPMATIEVSSVSGGVSYSNPGTSEGARAERSSIERLQDFSTASGSTAVTIHDTLANM; encoded by the exons ATGCCTGCTCTCGCGCACCAAGTGAGAAACCTTCCCCTAAGCCCCACTTacacagagagagcgagaga GTTCATGTTTAAGATGCAAACTTCAACCGCGTCGCCTGAAAGCAACACGTCGTCACCTTCCAGCGTCACCAAATCCAAAGAGCAAATCCTCATCCAGA gTTCTGGTGCTATGATCGCCGTCATCGTCATCGGTATCATTGTCATTCTCACCATTCTTCTCCTCATCCTGAAGACCTACAACAA GCGGACCCACGCATCCCGACTCCTGGGATCCGTCGGGGGCTCCAAACCTCATAAGAAAACGTCCCGGTCTACGGTTCCGATCGTGCCCATGGCCACCATCGAAGTCAGCTCCGTGTCAGGCGGCGTCTCCTATTCGAACCCCGGCACATCAGAAGGGGCAAGAGCGGAACGGAGCTCTATAGAGCGCCTACAAGATTTCAGCACAGCCAGCGGATCCACGGCGGTTACCATCCACGATACGTTGGCAAACATGTAG
- the tmem234 gene encoding transmembrane protein 234 isoform X2 produces the protein MVTLVEVLSLLLVSALWGCTNPFLKRGTEGIEHVSKSGKVAQFLAELKFLFLNVKYLIPFVLNQCGSLVYYYTLSTADLSLAVPVSNSLTFLWTVLTGKLLGEHFGGKQAVAGMFLTMVGITLCIISSIEDAGAQS, from the exons ATGGTGACTCTTG TGGAGGTGCTGAGTCTCCTGCTGGTGTCGGCGTTGTGGGGCTGCACCAACCCTTTCCTCAAGAGAGGCACGGAGGGAATCGAACATGTGTCCAAGTCAGGCAAAGTGGCTCAGTTTCTTGCTGAGCTCAAGTTTCTCTTCCTTAATGTCAAG TACCTCATCCCGTTTGTCCTGAACCAATGTGGCTCTTTGGTTTACTATTACACACTTTCCACTGCAG ACCTGTCATTGGCTGTTCCCGTGTCCAACTCTCTCACCTTCCTGTGGACTGTGCTCACTGGCAAGTTGCTGGGTGAACACTTTGGAGGCAAAC AGGCTGTTGCTGGAATGTTCCTCACTATGGTTGGCATCACGTTGTGTATCATAAGCTCCATAGAGGACGCCGGCGCTCAGTCCTGA
- the dcdc2b gene encoding doublecortin domain-containing protein 2B isoform X1 — MAATTALPPVKSVVVYRNGDPFFNGRRFVINQRQVSTMEAFLNEVTHNIGAPLAVRTLYTPRQGHKVADLQDLRTGAQYVAAGFEKFKKLDYVNTGVKKQPGAREDTQAKTIQRPNVSAKWRKFVPVPCIIHVFRNGDLLCPPFRFIIPRSLQRDLEQILSLVTEKVSLRTGAVRRLCSVEGVTVTSAGELETGRCYVAVGTERFKRLPYVELLVSKATERYHPGKRRTLRRNQNRKEGSGPEDQCSDSALLNSPESNGRRVKSTGHEAAPPQERQTTGLNTDPRANDTSVFFAKPIRIYKARGTPRPPHSIGPVYRSFFKPGARRRRREEVRGAEEVQEDENTATELPVDQRVAEIVQDEELNNTYDGLHGTLKLPLSEQDEAEKTTIIQSTEEEFNTENLEPVLNKMTLNTPNSHREIQGNTLDHQEEKKAPKGAQNHHQGEGLIEEPS; from the exons ATGGCCGCGACGACGGCACTACCCCCAGTGAAGAGCGTGGTGGTGTACAGGAACGGTGATCCCTTCTTTAACGGCCGACGGTTCGTGATCAACCAGCGCCAAGTATCCACCATGGAGGCCTTCCTCAATGAGGTGACCCACAATATCGGGGCCCCGCTGGCCGTTAGGACCCTGTACACCCCCAGGCAGGGCCACAAGGTCGCCGACCTCCAGGACTTGCGGACGGGGGCCCAGTATGTCGCCGCGGGTTTTGAGAAGTTCAAGAAACTGGA TTACGTCAACACGGGGGTGAAAAAGCAGCCAGGAGCACGTGAAGACACTCAG GCAAAAACAATCCAGAGGCCCAACGTGTCAGCCAAATGGAGGAAGTTTGTTCCAGTGCCCTGTATTATACA cGTTTTCCGCAATGGGGACCTCCTGTGCCCTCCGTTCCGATTCATCATTCCTCGCAGCTTGCAGCGGGACCTGGAGCAGATCCTCAGCCTGGTCACCGAGAAGGTCAGCTTACGGACTGGCGCTGTGCGGAG GTTGTGTTCTGTAGAGGGGGTCACGGTCACCTCGGCAGGGGAGTTGGAGACCGGACGCTGCTATGTTGCCGTGGGAACTGAGAGGTTCAAAAGGCTTCCGTACGTGGAGCTGCTGGTCTCTAAAGCTACAGAGAG atATCACCCGGGAAAGAGACGAACACTGAGGCGAAACCAg aacaggaaggaaggaagcggTCCAGAAGACCAATGTAGTGACTCCGCTCTGCTTAACTCTCCAGAG TCAAACGGGCGGAGGGTGAAGTCGACGGGTCATGAAGCTGCTCCCCCACAGGAGCGGCAGACGACAGGCCTGAACACAGACCCAAGAGCGAACGACACCTCTGTATTCTTCGCCAAGCCCATCAGGATTTATAAAGCCAGAGGAACTCCGAGACCTCCCCACAGCATCGGACCCG tcTATCGCAGCTTCTTCAAGCCGGGAGCAcgaaggaggaggagagaggagGTCAGAGGAGCCGAGGAGGTGCAGGAGGACGAGAATACTGCCACAGAACTTCCTGTTGATCAG AGGGTAGCAGAAATAGTGCAGGATGAGGAGCTGAACAACACATATGATGGTCTGCATGGCACACTGAAG TTGCCGCTGTCTGAGCAAGATGAAGCAGAAAAGACGACGATAATACAAAGCACAGAAGAGGAGTTTAACACTGAAAatctg GAGCCTGTGCTCAACAAGATGACTTTGAACACTCCCAATTCTCATAGAGAAATTCAGGGAAATACTTTGGACCATCAAGAGGAAAAG AAGGCTCCAAAAGGAGCACAGAACCACCACCAGGGAGAAGGCCTAATCGAAGAACCATCGTAA
- the dcdc2b gene encoding doublecortin domain-containing protein 2B isoform X2, with protein MAATTALPPVKSVVVYRNGDPFFNGRRFVINQRQVSTMEAFLNEVTHNIGAPLAVRTLYTPRQGHKVADLQDLRTGAQYVAAGFEKFKKLDYVNTGVKKQPGAREDTQAKTIQRPNVSAKWRKFVPVPCIIHVFRNGDLLCPPFRFIIPRSLQRDLEQILSLVTEKVSLRTGAVRRLCSVEGVTVTSAGELETGRCYVAVGTERFKRLPYVELLVSKATERYHPGKRRTLRRNQNRKEGSGPEDQCSDSALLNSPESNGRRVKSTGHEAAPPQERQTTGLNTDPRANDTSVFFAKPIRIYKARGTPRPPHSIGPVYRSFFKPGARRRRREEVRGAEEVQEDENTATELPVDQLPLSEQDEAEKTTIIQSTEEEFNTENLEPVLNKMTLNTPNSHREIQGNTLDHQEEKKAPKGAQNHHQGEGLIEEPS; from the exons ATGGCCGCGACGACGGCACTACCCCCAGTGAAGAGCGTGGTGGTGTACAGGAACGGTGATCCCTTCTTTAACGGCCGACGGTTCGTGATCAACCAGCGCCAAGTATCCACCATGGAGGCCTTCCTCAATGAGGTGACCCACAATATCGGGGCCCCGCTGGCCGTTAGGACCCTGTACACCCCCAGGCAGGGCCACAAGGTCGCCGACCTCCAGGACTTGCGGACGGGGGCCCAGTATGTCGCCGCGGGTTTTGAGAAGTTCAAGAAACTGGA TTACGTCAACACGGGGGTGAAAAAGCAGCCAGGAGCACGTGAAGACACTCAG GCAAAAACAATCCAGAGGCCCAACGTGTCAGCCAAATGGAGGAAGTTTGTTCCAGTGCCCTGTATTATACA cGTTTTCCGCAATGGGGACCTCCTGTGCCCTCCGTTCCGATTCATCATTCCTCGCAGCTTGCAGCGGGACCTGGAGCAGATCCTCAGCCTGGTCACCGAGAAGGTCAGCTTACGGACTGGCGCTGTGCGGAG GTTGTGTTCTGTAGAGGGGGTCACGGTCACCTCGGCAGGGGAGTTGGAGACCGGACGCTGCTATGTTGCCGTGGGAACTGAGAGGTTCAAAAGGCTTCCGTACGTGGAGCTGCTGGTCTCTAAAGCTACAGAGAG atATCACCCGGGAAAGAGACGAACACTGAGGCGAAACCAg aacaggaaggaaggaagcggTCCAGAAGACCAATGTAGTGACTCCGCTCTGCTTAACTCTCCAGAG TCAAACGGGCGGAGGGTGAAGTCGACGGGTCATGAAGCTGCTCCCCCACAGGAGCGGCAGACGACAGGCCTGAACACAGACCCAAGAGCGAACGACACCTCTGTATTCTTCGCCAAGCCCATCAGGATTTATAAAGCCAGAGGAACTCCGAGACCTCCCCACAGCATCGGACCCG tcTATCGCAGCTTCTTCAAGCCGGGAGCAcgaaggaggaggagagaggagGTCAGAGGAGCCGAGGAGGTGCAGGAGGACGAGAATACTGCCACAGAACTTCCTGTTGATCAG TTGCCGCTGTCTGAGCAAGATGAAGCAGAAAAGACGACGATAATACAAAGCACAGAAGAGGAGTTTAACACTGAAAatctg GAGCCTGTGCTCAACAAGATGACTTTGAACACTCCCAATTCTCATAGAGAAATTCAGGGAAATACTTTGGACCATCAAGAGGAAAAG AAGGCTCCAAAAGGAGCACAGAACCACCACCAGGGAGAAGGCCTAATCGAAGAACCATCGTAA